The following proteins are encoded in a genomic region of Corylus avellana chromosome ca4, CavTom2PMs-1.0:
- the LOC132177470 gene encoding uncharacterized protein LOC132177470, with protein MGAFISKFWFMLFPAKEYKIVVVGLDNAGKTTTLYKLHLGEVVTTHPTVGSNVEELVYKNIRFEVWDLGGQERLRTSWATYYRGTHAIIAVIDSTDRARISIMKDELFRLLGHEDLQHSVILVFANKQDLKDAMTPAEITDCLSLHSIKNHDWHIQACCALTGEGLYDGLGWIAQRVTGKAPS; from the exons ATGGGTGCCTTTATATCGAAATTTTGGTTCATGTTGTTCCCTGCGAAGGAGTACAAGATTGTGGTGGTTGGGTTGGATAATGCCGGAAAGACCACGACCCTTTACAAATTACACTTGGGTGAGGTTGTAACTACGCACCCTACTGTTGGGAGCAACGTGGAAGAGCTTGTCTATAAGAACATTCGGTTCGAG GTTTGGGATCTTGGTGGACAAGAAAGACTCAGGACATCATGGGCAACATATTATCGTGGAACTCATGCAATTATAGCGGTGATAGACAGCACTGACAGAGCCAGGATCTCTATTATGAAGGATGAACTCTTCAGGTTGCTGGGACATGAGGATCTTCAACATTCTGTTATACTAGTTTTTGCAAACAAACAAGACCTTAAGGATGCCATGACCCCGGCCGAAATCACAGATTGCCTCTCTCTCCACAGCATCAAGAATCATGATTGGCACATTCAAGCTTGTTGTGCCCTCACAGGAGAAGGGTTGTATGACGGTTTAGGTTGGATTGCTCAGCGGGTTACTGGAAAAGCACCAAGTTGA
- the LOC132177471 gene encoding guanine nucleotide-binding protein subunit gamma 2 gives MQSDRSESASPITQRVQSFPSTDTRGKHRILAELKRLEQEVRFLEEELEKLEKIEKASAECKEMLSNVETRPDPLLPITNGPINQFWDRWFEGPQDSTGCRCWIL, from the exons ATGCAATCGGATAGGTCCGAATCCGCGAGTCCGATAACCCAACGGGTTCAGTCTTTCCCATCCACTGATACGAGAGGGAAGCATCGGATACTGGCTGAGCTGAAACGGCTCGAGCAGGAAGTTAGGTTCTTAGAG GAAGAGCTGGAAAAGCTTGAAAAGATTGAAAAGGCTTCAGCTGAATGCAAGGa AATGCTTAGCAATGTGGAAACAAGACCTGATCCTTTGCTCCCaat AACAAATGGCCCAATAAATCAATTTTGGGATCGTTGGTTTGAAGGTCCACAAGATTCAACAGGTTGCAGATGCTGGATACTGTGA